Within Fervidobacterium thailandense, the genomic segment ACTATGTTGAACGTGCGCTCGAGGACGGAATCGACGTTAAAGGTTATTTGCACTGGTCGATTGTAGACAATTACGAATGGGCGAAAGGGTACTCAAAACGGTTTGGGTTGGCGTGGACCAATTTCCAGACGAAGACTTACCATCCAAGACCGTCAATGTACATATTCAGAGACATCATCCGCGCGAGAACGACAAAGGAATTTATAGGATTCGATCCTTACAAGGTACGTACGGAGTTATAAGGGTTTTGGATGCGAGAATACTTCGTGGGTGATTCAAGAGGTGGGCCGATGTCGGAAAGCGTGGGGAGAAACACCGAAAAGCACATCGAAAGGGGCAATCAGAGACGTTGTACGATAAAGGACGTGGCTAATCTCGCCGGTGTTTCGATCGCCACGGTGTCACGGGTTATTAACGGCGCTAAAAACGTTAGCGAGGAAACGAGACGGAGAGTTATCCGAGCTATTAAATCGCTGGGGTATAAACCGATGCCCGCATTGAGGAAATCCGCGGAACTACTTTACAACATCGGCGTACTCGTACCAGATCTCAGAGGGTATCATTACAACGAGATCGTGATGGCCATCGAGGACTACGCAAGTAAGAACGATTTTGAAACGTTGATTTCCATACCGAAGATGCTTCCCGAGGAAGAACAGCATGTCTTGGATCAATTTTTCAAAAGAAAGATAGACGGTGTTATACTGGCGGAGTTGTACACTGGCGTAAAGTACCTGGAACCGTTTCTGAAGAGCGGGGTACCGTTGGTTGCCGTTGATTACAACATCGAAGAAATCTTGTGTGATAGCGTGAACGTCGATAACGTGGGCGGAGCGGTTATCGTGATGAACTATCTGTACTCCAAAGGTCACCGCAGGATACTGTACCTGAGAGGCCCGCAAATTTCACCCGCAGCCGTCCACCGTGAGAAGGGCATCCGTAAGTTTCTTGACCGTCACAAAGATGTGGAGGTGTACATGAGCGAGAGTGAAGGGTACAATCCGGAAGACGGTTACGACGGGGTTAGTAGACACCTGAACAAACACGGTTTGAATTTCACCGCTATCTTCTCCGTGAACGACTGGTCAGCCATTGGTGCGATTGCGGCTTTGAAAGAACACGGATTGGAGGTCCCAGATGA encodes:
- a CDS encoding LacI family DNA-binding transcriptional regulator, whose amino-acid sequence is MSESVGRNTEKHIERGNQRRCTIKDVANLAGVSIATVSRVINGAKNVSEETRRRVIRAIKSLGYKPMPALRKSAELLYNIGVLVPDLRGYHYNEIVMAIEDYASKNDFETLISIPKMLPEEEQHVLDQFFKRKIDGVILAELYTGVKYLEPFLKSGVPLVAVDYNIEEILCDSVNVDNVGGAVIVMNYLYSKGHRRILYLRGPQISPAAVHREKGIRKFLDRHKDVEVYMSESEGYNPEDGYDGVSRHLNKHGLNFTAIFSVNDWSAIGAIAALKEHGLEVPDDVSIVGFDNAPYSAYLTPPLTTVHQPRWEIGQTAAQLLIERILGRGSRIARNVILPTKLIERNSVKDIAKR